A segment of the Salvelinus namaycush isolate Seneca chromosome 42, SaNama_1.0, whole genome shotgun sequence genome:
gaaggacctacctgaatttgtccaatagaaactcgttttcgttgcaaaacgttttccatttggagtaaaaaaaaaaaaaacagaatcgGCGTAATAAATACACCCCAGTACTCTGTTGTTTGGCTTCACAACTAAACTAGCCTCCTGCTGGTCAGTGAGGAGTTGAAGGTTTGTGGGTCAAACTGCAGCATAAAGCCTGGCCTGCCTCTTAAACCCTGATGGGGGACAGCTGATAAAAACAGCTCCCCTGTCAATCCCAGTCATCTTGGGAAAGGGAACACATTTACAGAGGCCTGGAGTCTGATGTAGCAATGCATGATTATGAACATAATGACGGTGTCTCGTAGTTTCCTAGCTCAAGGTTATCGTGCTACATTACgtatacatttaagtcatttagcaaaggtccttatccagagcaacttagtgcattcatcttaaggtagctaggtaagacaaccacataccATAAGTACTACTTACACACAGCACAAATTGTAAGACATTAGGCTAATACAAGTGACATTCAAGAGCTTAACACTAAATCTGTCGAAAAATGCCTGAATTGACAATCTTTTCACAATGTTATTTAAAATGCCCATTTGTTCCAATATAAAATCGATTATGTTAACTGCAAACAATGTTATACTATATTAGGAAAGAAGTGGAGTTGGGAGATAAGTTCATGTTTAGAACGCTTGTAATTGTCCCTATCAGTTTCTGGAGTTGATGCAAAGCAGGCCAGGCTTCAAAATAATGCGAAAGGTTGTTTTTGTCATTGGGTAGTAGACCTGCAATATTTTGGAATTATTTTAAAAGTGCACTTCAATTGTGATTTAAAAGCCATAGGTTAACAAGATATAGGTCGGGAATTTATGCAGGCAGACAGCTGTCTGTCATTCATAGGCAGATTCGATGACAGGCAGAAAATGCAAAGAATGCATAACTTTGCATTATAAATACTAAAATGAACAAATTGCTTATTCAAAGTAACACAATACTTCAGTTTTTTTACCCACACTTCGAGAGAACACCGGTTCCTTTGAAGCGTCAGTTAGGATCTGGGTTAAATCATGAAATATGGCAAAAGTTCTTTATATGCTAATTATTCGTGAGTTTCTGTATTTGTTAAGGACTAGTCCGCTAGAACAAGAAGTTATTTCATATGCACGTACCTCCTCCACTGCTTATCCCGGCTATTTATAGCGAACGGGTCCCGCTTTGTGACAGTTGAATACTTTGACCAGATATGGATTCTTTTCTGGCCAGTCGAGTCACACTAAAGAGTCGCTTCATACAAGAAAAGTAAAGTACGCCGCAACCAAGGGGGGAAAAAAAGTTCGGAATCCGCACGGATATCCTCGAATGTTGTCAACTGCAGCCGAGTTGAAATCCTTAACTTAGCTTTCAACTTGGCTTTCAGTCGTTTGCGTAATGTAGTACAACACTCCCACGAAGGCAAAGTAAACTCACCGACCCCTACTCCTCCTCACCCGGCGCTGCCAGTCAAGTGATGTCACACTTGTTCTCCAGGCAAGTGAGCTACATGGACATCAAATGATACACTCGCCATTTACATTACCGGTAGAGTAGACATTACCGGTACATTAGAATAACAGCAAAAACAATAGCGCGTTTTCATCGTAAATAATAAAAACCTTTGTCTTTGAATACCATTTCGTATAACGTTTTAATTGAACACAATTCACAAACAGAATTCTCCTTTCATATTCCACTCACAGTATAAACAGCATAGTAGTTATACATTGTATTATCATTCATTACCAATAACAAAGTAGTGCTTTTTAATGAACAATTTATTCAGCTAAATCTACATTCATCAATTTCCTTCAAAAGTTAGTACTGTGAGATGCCACGCACAAAAAGCTAAATAAGTGTATGTCAAATACATTTCAAGCATTtcaaaagtcaaggtattgaaacACGAATTAAACAGTCGActtaaataaattattatttaaaagTTAAAAAGTAAGTAAAAGACAAACAAAATCACAAGTTAGAAGGACAAATGGCTTAAAACAGATCAACTGCAAAGACCAAAAGTTGGTGCTGAATAATAACTAACTCAGTAAAGAACTTTCTATGCAAAGTATTTGATAGAAGATTGAAACTGAACGATAAAGGACACTTTTTGTATATACACTTGAACGACATAACCTACTAAGGAGATCGATGGGGTCGGTACTGCTGTTTAATCCCTTTCTCTGTATATGCACAACTGCAAATtgattcaccccccccccccccccccccccacatataTAAGGGAGAAAAAAATCAGTTCTATGCTTCAGACATTGCTAAGCTGATAAGACTGCGGTTCTGCATAAATAGCTCCCCAATGACCTGTGACACTCTGGCAGATCTTTGTGACCTGTGGAATAAGTGAAAAGGATACCAACAGTTATATGCTACAGGCAGTGCTGTAAATCATTTCAGCATATGTGATAGACTCTGGCAGAGTTCTACCTGTGCGGCATAAGAAAAAGATACCACAGTCGTATGCGCTCTGTCTGTCCAGTCCGGTTCTACGGGGCGGTACTCAGCTCCTCTGGGAAGTCAGCCATGACGTTGTGAAACCAGATGTCTCTCCTTTGAAaatggggcctggtcaaaagcagtgcactatgtaaggaatagggtgccatttcagatgcaaccAATGACTTTGTGTTATCCTTTTTGAAATGTATGTCGCTACTGGCtatttatgtatttttgtaaattctCAAATAAATTCTATAAATTAATCAACCAATCACCTTCCTGTCCCAGGGAAGCTCCGCCTACACCACACTCCACATGGGTCACCAGGGGCTTCTTCACTAACAGTTATTGCCTCAGCCATGTGAAAACAAAACAAAGCCCATAAATCAGCTAGGACTAAAAACACAATGACGTCAGACTTCATTCCAGAGACAAGTGTGTGACTGGCTTTTTTCATTTGTATAAAATCAAAAAACTGTGGAGGCCTCCAAGCCCTAATCTGTCCACTCACTTATGGTCCACCTTGGCGGCGTAGACCTGGCCTTTCTGTACATCTCCGGGCCCCGGCGTCTTCTCCCTCTGGTTGTAGTAAAGGACCATCTCTCCAATCAGCTTGTACAGGTCCTGAGTTTGATTTGACACATTTCAAAtgtactgaacacaaatataaaaacgcaacatgcaagagTAACAGTTCGTATGAGGAAAATCGGTCAatttaaatcaattcattaggccgtaatctatggatttcacatggctgggaatacagatatgcatctgttggtaggATAACTTTACCTGCAATTCtgtgcattttgccatggctaataTGTGTTCTTTTGCACAAACATAAGAAAATATATACTCCTATAGTCATTGTTTTTTGAACTTtcaattctccctgactgtctagcttttattttggtgattgtcaGTCCTCAaatattatatttaaaaaatgataaaGCACcgttatcttttctacatactttacaTGTGTTTTTAGTCATCTTAGTTCACACTGAAAGCAATAATTTTTACAGTTTGGCAAAGAAATCCATGTCACTTGAGTTCAACAATACAGACTAAAATATACaaacatatatacaaatacacgTGATCACCAAGACGAAACAAAATCATAGTCTAAGACTAAGCTACACCATTAACCATTTCTCTgcagagtcccaaatggcacccttttcccttacatagtgtgctacttttgtGCAACTgtagtgcaccatgtagggaatagggtgccatttgggacgcagccattGACAGCTCTCTTGAACTGCTTACCTGCAGCACAAAGTGTCCCGGGTGACAGGTCACAGACACGTAGACGTCCATGTTCTGGCCCGCCTGGGGAAGCTCCATGAGAAGGGACAGCGCCAGCTGCTTCTCTCCCCAAGCGCAGGTGACCAAAGTGGGGGTGAGCACTTTTGACGTGTCCCCAGCACCATCCAGAGGGCTGGGTGTCTTTGTGGAGACAGGGATAGGGCGCGGGCTGGGCTGTCGAGGGTAAACTGACCCACCATGTTGGCGACCATGGTGTCGAGGAAACTGGGGGTAGGGAGACCGTCCTTCTGGGGTCCGGGGGAGGCTTCCATAGGTCAGAGGTCACCATCTGGTGGTTAACACCGTTGGTGACATCCTGGCAGCCCTGAGGGGTAAACAGGTAGATGTGCAGCAGCTTGGCCTGGTCCAGCGTCGAGCTCTATAGAAAAGGAGAGGGTTAAAAATGCATGGAGATCGACATGACATAGGAGAATCAATAACATTTCATTTTAAAGTTCAGCTTGGAGATCTACAGCGCATAGAGGAAAGGAGGTAGAGGGTTAGATGCCTTGAAGATCTAACAGTACAGAAGGAAAATCAATCGAAAACATGTTTATCTTTTTCCCTTTTCAAAGTGCTTTTAACTAAAGGGGAAGAGAGGGTTAAAATCAGTCCGAGCCTTTCATGTTGTCTTTTTTGGACATCCAGTGTGCCTACTTTCAGTTTGTGGCTTCTGAAAGCTGATGAAAGCTATGCTAATGAGGACAACTCTGTGGCCCAATTCTTTCATTGCGCCAGCTGTGGATCACACCTGCTTCTAAATGTCTAATCAACTCTCACCAGTCTATGCTTCACTTTTTCCAAGCATCATATTGCTGCTCTTGAAGCAAGCAAATTCAAtagttttgtttaaaaaaaagtgtgcCTACTGCAATTTCTTTCCAAATTACATTCTGAACCAGCTGTTACCACACCTGTGGTACAAAAACAGTTGATACAGtgcagtcggaaagtattcagaccccttgactttttacacattgtgttatgtgagtcttattttaaaattgattaaatagatcccccccccccccctcaatctacacacaataccccataatgacaaatcaaaaacaggtttttagaaatactgaagagtggcttccgtctggccactctaccataaaggcctgattggtggtgtgctgcagagatggttgtccttctggaaggttctcccatctccacagaggaactgtggcgctctgtcaaagtgaccatcgggttcttggtcacctccctgactaaggtccttctctcctgattgctcagtttggccgggtggacagatcttggtggttacaaacttcttccatttagaatgatggaagccactgtgtacttggggaccttcaatgccttgacacaaacctgtctcggagctctacggacaattccttcgacctcatggcttggttttaactctgacatgcactgtcaactgtgggaccttatgtagacaggtgtgtgcctttacaaatcatgtccaatcaattgaatttaccacaggtggactccaatcaagttgtagaaacattgcaaagatgatcaatggaaacaggatgcacctgaactcaatttcgagtctcacagcaaaggatctgaatacttacgtaaataaggtatgtttttttttattttgaataaatttgcACACCAAAAattacctgttttcgctttgtcattttgagttattgtgtttagattgatgaggacatttttttatttcatccattttagaataaggctgtaacgtaacaaaatgtggaaaaagtcaaggagtcgaAAAAGCCATGAGTCTTTCCGTCCGACCTGTGGTGGGATGACCATGAGCTTGTACAGGAACAGAGGAGGGATCTCTCTCAGCTCTATCACCTCTACAGAGGCTGGGACTCCCAGGTCCACAAATCAAATTTGTGACCATGGAGGTTGGTGATCTGACAGGGGTACACAGACATACTGTTTGGTAAAAGCAAGCACAGCGCAGAATATAACAGAGCAGAGAATTGGTTTGAAACGCATAAGGTTTCACTATTACATTTATTTTGGGGTGAACAGATGTATTGTCAGAGAACACCCCATTGGGATACGTGTTCCTTCCATGTCCCCAAGTGTCTTCCCCATGTTGTTTATTCTCCAGACAGTCTCCTACCTCTACTCTGGACCACCTTCCTTTGTACAGGGCCAGGCAGCACTTCCCACAGAACGGCGTGGACACCAGAGACTCTGACATCACCTGGCGAAGAGACGATCAACAACATATTGTAAATCACATAACATTATTAGGCTATATGTGTAACAGCaatttgtccccccccccccccccaaaaaaagagaaTGGTGCGACTATCCCAACTGTCCTCATGTACCTGGGTTTATGAAGAAGGCCTCGATCTTCTCCAGGATCTTGTTGAGCTTGACCCGACCTCGGGAGGGCAGCTGGCAGAAGACGCTTTCGTCAGAACACACGTCGGTCACAGACACATTCGTATAGGTGCTGTTGACCTGGAGGAGAAACCACCGACATATTCAAACTCCAAACTTAGGAAATATGGGACAACACATTCATGAACACCTAATTGAGAATAAACCCTCATTacagtgagaaacagagagagatcgaGATAGATGACCTCACACGGCAAGAGAAAACAGGATGGGAATGCATGCATTTCAGATGGAGGAAgcacaagatgaaggaaaaaggaaaccgcacactgctcttgatagtatcaccgatcCCCAATAAGCCTACGTATCGgtctcacggccttcgtcagagcttttgtgaaaaaaatgttttaaattggAGGAAGCACAGAACATAATATTGCATGTGGTACCTACTGCCGGTGTGCCATAGAGCAAGGCCATTAACCCCGTAATGTGCTCCACTCCGAGGCTGACCCTGTGCTGCTCCCAGCATgtcagagacagagcgagacagaaagagagcgagcgagagaaagatggagaaagagatggTGACAGAcgcgtgagggagagagagaaaagagagcgggaaagagagatggaaaaagAGCGAGAGCGATTAAAATCAACCTCTTGCCCCATATTACATCCCAGAGGTACTTAGATCTGAGAGGATCCCTGAAGGATAAAGACAGCAGATTAAACACACAAGAATCTGGAACACCATCAACTGTGGTGACGTGCCACGTGTAAATAAACATTACATTTAGCTAACTGCTTGTATTCTCCATCACGCAAATCCCAACTCGTCTTTCCAACGAATCCTTCTCAGTAGACACATCGTAGTTGCGACGCTCAGAAGAGACGGGGGAAATGGGAGTTGAACTTGGTTAACAGCTAGTGTACAGGTAGCCGCATGGAAGGGCAGCTTGAGGAAGTCTTTCTGCAGCTCCAATAGCGTGGTTCTATTGAGGACCTCAGAGAAGCCATGGTCCACGTAGTACACCTGTAGAGCAACAAGGCAGTCTGGTTATAAACAGGGCCTTGAACTCTCtgtggactgaaaacctacaagGTACAGCCTTCTAGTAGTACACCTGCATGGCTGGTTACTGGGCTAGTGGTCCAGGTAAAACACCTGAGGGGCAACAAGACAAGTCTGGTTATAAACAGGGTCTTGTAGGTGATGTGGACTGGACACCTGTAACTAAGCCTAGCATAGGAAGGGCCAATAAAGCATCCTCATTATTTCCTGCTTCCCATGATTATTATTTTTCACACTAGACTGTAAAATCCAACAAAAAAGTTGGCAGAAAAGTATCCCCATGAGGCCATTCTAACCCATTACCACACACTTCTCTTTTCACCGCATTTTAATAGGCCAATGTTTGTTGAACTTTTCACCACCTAATCGTGTTTTGGCTCACAGTTCCCTGCAGCGCTTCACAAACCTATAGGGGAGATTTCCTAGTCAATGTGTTTTCTATCAGTTTCTTCTATTGGAGTTGGCTCAGGATTGggagggaatccatttcaagagtCGATTCCCGACTCCAGGAATTGAGGAATCAGAAATTACTCCAATATATGATCACCTGAATAAACAATGAATAAATACAAGAATATTTCTGGAGGAGAACAGGCAGCCCTACCTTGGCCGGGGCCGTAAATGATGGCCTTATTTTTGTTGTCGGGCATGGGGTACTCCATGGTGCAGATGGCCAGTAAGAGAGACAGGTTGGCCAGGATGTCCTCTGGGAAGGGGGACCTTGAAGGTCTCCTGGTAGAGCTTGGGGAGTGCGTGGGCCCACAGGCCGTGGCTGTATTTAGACAGCAGCTCCTTCAGTCTGAGGCGCGCCTCCGCAGGGATGCTCACCGCTGTAGGGGAGAAGGGGGAtaggggtattgtgggtaggggAGCCCATCCATGTGGGGGAGGTGAGGAAGGGAGGAGTTGGGGAGgtgggggtgaggggggggggagtagggagtaggggagAAAGAGGTAGTTGTGGGCTTCCATGAGGGCGAGAAGGACGTAGGGCAGGGTCTCCACAAATGACAGGTGGGTGTAGGGAGTAGGTGGgaaggagagggcttccacacgGTAGAGGGGGCAGTTGGAGAGGTGGGGGTATGGGTCGGGGAGTTCTTCCACGAGGGGGCCGGTGGAGTAGGCGAAGTCTGACTCTGGTTCAAGGAGGGGCTCCGCAGTGAATAGAATAGAGGGGCCAGTTTCACTGGGTTGGCGGTGACTGGTTTGACTGGAGCGGTAGTGATGGGTTTGGCTAGGAGGGTTGTGGCTGGTTTGACAGTATAAGGGGCCGTTGGGGGTTTGACTGGTGCGACAGCAGTGCTGGGGGGTTTGGGCTGAGGGGGGTAGACCAGCCTATCTGCGCGATTGGTACTAACAGGCTTCTCAACCTGAAACACAAAGTTTCACTCAATGCATCAAAGTGCATTTTTAAAGTGCACGAAACATctcaaaacactacagtaaaaagGTGTGACTATTTAATGTTCTGAAAATCTGTGGGTGAAAAATAAAGTGGTAGCTATTCTATCATTTCCTTTTGATGCTGATAGAAGGGAAACAAAGAGAATATGATTTTCCACTAGACACTTACTGAGCAGTTATGTGTCCAGTTCTCCAGGTCTATGACTGCTTGGCCAGGTAGGTCCTGGTTGTGCATGTCCCGGTACACAGAGGGCAGCTTGGACAGCCACAGACCACTGCAGTACTTCTTCAGCACCTCAGAGATCCGACTCTGGACCACCTGGGGGTTGCAGCCTCCCGGCTGAAGGGCTTTGGGCGTCGGAGGAGGAGCAGAGACGTTACTGATGGTAACGGAGGGAGCTGGGAAATAGTAGGATGAATGGATGACACATTATTACATAGTATACCAGCCAGTCATGTCCAGTAGGGTAAAAacattttcaaatgttttgtacagtAACACTACCACCACTAAAGCATCCAGAGGACAGATATGCactgttccttttatttcttatttgtattttttaaactgcattgttggtttggggcttgtaagtaagcatttcacctgttgtattcggcacgtgtgactaataaaatgttatttgaaacCAGATGGCCTCTAGGGGCATACATAGCATACACTTCCTAGGAAGAAATACTCTCAGTC
Coding sequences within it:
- the LOC120034726 gene encoding LOW QUALITY PROTEIN: tudor domain-containing protein 7-like (The sequence of the model RefSeq protein was modified relative to this genomic sequence to represent the inferred CDS: inserted 1 base in 1 codon; deleted 1 base in 1 codon; substituted 1 base at 1 genomic stop codon); translation: MLRAVLQANKNGVSIXAEYRPLTGEFIPDRKLGYPSLECFLRSIPSVVRMENCIGEIMCFAAVCQETAHIAQLVARQKSSKRAPGSSQMLNCQMRSKLASNFVFYAPSVTISNVSAPPPTPKALQPGGCNPQVVQSRISEVLKKYCSGLWLSKLPSVYRDMHNQDLPGQAVIDLENWTHNCSVEKPVSTNRADRLVYPPQPKPPSTAVAPVKPPTAPYTVKPATTLLAKPITTAPVKPVTANPVKLAPLFYSLRSPSLNQSQTSPTPPAPSWKNSPTHTPTSPTAPSTVWKPSPSHLLPTPTCHLWRPCPTSFSPSWKPTTTSFSPTPYSPPPHPHLPNSSLPHLPHMDGLKELLSKYSHGLWAHALPKLYQETFKVPFPEDILANLSLLLAICTMEYPMPDNKNKAIIYGPGQDCLVALQVYYVDHGFSEVLNRTTLLELQKDFLKLPFHAATCTLAVNQVQLPFPPSLLSVATTMCLLRRIRWKDELGFAVNSTYTNVSVTDVCSDESVFCQLPSRGRVKLNKILEKIEAFFISQVMSESLVSTPFCGKCCLALYKGRWSRVEVGDYHQPPWSQIXFVDLGVPASVEVIELREIPPLFLYKLMVIPPQVCLPRTPEGRSPYPQFPRHHGRQHGGSVYPRQPSPRPIPVSTKTPSPLDGAGDTSKVLTPTLVTCAWGEKQLALSLLMELPQAGQNMDVYVSVTCHPGHFVLQPWQNDLYKLIGEMVLYYNQREKTPGPGDVQKGQVYAAKVDHK